In a single window of the Candidatus Krumholzibacteriia bacterium genome:
- a CDS encoding flagellar hook-basal body complex protein: protein MFKSILSGISGLLGHQSSLDAIGNNIANLNTTGFKSSRVSFRELMSDGLGLAGGSHSGSGVGVASVDTFFGQGAVETTGRLMDLAIEGDGFFSLELEGEHFFSRAGEFGLDEEGRILHLGSGALLRGTLADSEGRVSGGGGIAGLQLDLEQVLPAEASSFLEMSGILNQDSEALGTHLEMGPFFVECAMDASLLDLSIAGRGASTFPLLAGEVIRLSGSVGGGMLQGEEGDAFLVAEESQVEDLISWLEDSLQSLDPSCQISLEAGRLVISGNQLPILDLALEVDGNSDFEAALEFSPVIEAGESGSSLGSFLQAATEDSLLADLYNASGEALSGMDSEFGIAGLELLGEVELGGQLRTETLLADSERNIADLLTFLEDLSASGESEESGASIDLEGRIHLQGHAGLSSELSGLTLGDSLGEVDFLETFQAWETQSARDAESHVLSLQYVDLEGESRSLSFQFTRVEGEEGDSLWTWQAESGDLQIRSGGSGTLRFDSAGELKEFRFEGGLSRLEILSSDGRAQLLNLQISESESIRMAEETSNLGISKKDGEVEGTLEDLEISGEGIISGRFSNGITQTLARIELAHFRNNQGMKRLNDNLYSETGDSGRPLWMSREPESSSVRIIAGALEKSNVDLAREFTQMITTQRGFQANARVISIGDEMLSQAIRLKR from the coding sequence ATGTTCAAGAGTATTCTATCAGGGATCTCCGGCCTTCTGGGCCACCAGTCCAGTCTGGATGCGATTGGCAATAACATTGCGAATCTGAATACGACCGGATTCAAATCATCGAGGGTATCTTTCCGCGAACTCATGAGCGACGGGCTCGGGCTTGCGGGAGGCTCGCACAGTGGAAGCGGTGTGGGCGTGGCCTCCGTGGATACCTTCTTCGGGCAGGGAGCCGTGGAGACTACGGGGCGCCTGATGGATCTTGCGATTGAAGGGGACGGTTTCTTCTCTCTGGAACTTGAGGGGGAGCATTTCTTCAGTCGTGCAGGGGAGTTCGGCCTGGATGAAGAAGGTCGCATTCTCCACCTGGGCAGTGGAGCACTTCTTCGGGGGACCCTTGCGGACTCCGAAGGACGGGTTTCTGGAGGAGGCGGGATTGCAGGTCTCCAACTGGATCTGGAGCAGGTTCTTCCCGCAGAGGCCAGCAGCTTTCTGGAAATGTCCGGAATCCTGAACCAGGACTCCGAAGCTCTGGGGACGCACCTTGAAATGGGCCCCTTCTTCGTGGAATGCGCAATGGATGCCAGTCTCCTGGATCTTTCCATTGCCGGCAGGGGAGCGTCCACCTTCCCGCTGCTTGCCGGAGAAGTGATCCGACTCAGTGGCTCCGTGGGCGGAGGAATGCTTCAGGGGGAAGAAGGGGATGCCTTTCTGGTCGCAGAAGAAAGTCAGGTAGAAGATCTGATTTCCTGGCTGGAAGACTCTCTCCAGAGCCTGGACCCTTCATGCCAGATTAGCCTGGAAGCGGGACGCCTGGTCATTAGCGGCAACCAGCTTCCGATTCTCGACCTTGCCCTGGAGGTTGATGGTAATAGCGATTTTGAGGCGGCTCTCGAGTTTTCGCCGGTGATTGAAGCAGGAGAAAGTGGCAGCAGCCTTGGCTCCTTCCTGCAGGCGGCCACGGAAGATAGCCTTCTGGCAGATCTCTACAATGCTTCCGGGGAAGCTCTCTCGGGAATGGATAGTGAGTTCGGAATTGCAGGCCTGGAACTTCTCGGAGAAGTGGAACTGGGCGGACAGCTTCGGACAGAGACTCTGCTGGCAGATAGCGAGCGAAACATCGCCGACCTCTTGACATTCCTGGAAGATCTCAGTGCAAGTGGCGAAAGCGAGGAGAGTGGTGCAAGCATCGACCTCGAGGGTCGCATCCACCTGCAGGGCCACGCCGGCTTGTCTTCAGAACTCTCCGGGCTGACTCTAGGAGACTCCCTTGGCGAAGTCGACTTTCTCGAAACTTTCCAAGCCTGGGAGACTCAATCCGCCCGGGATGCCGAGAGCCATGTTCTCAGCCTCCAGTATGTGGATCTTGAGGGAGAGTCCCGGAGCCTGAGTTTCCAGTTCACCCGGGTAGAAGGGGAAGAGGGAGACAGCCTCTGGACCTGGCAGGCAGAGTCCGGGGATCTTCAGATTCGCTCCGGGGGAAGCGGAACCCTGAGATTCGACTCCGCTGGTGAGTTGAAAGAGTTCCGATTTGAGGGGGGATTATCTCGCCTTGAGATCTTGAGCAGCGATGGCAGAGCACAGCTTCTGAACCTGCAAATCAGCGAATCCGAGTCGATTCGCATGGCAGAGGAAACTTCCAATCTGGGCATTTCGAAGAAGGATGGGGAAGTCGAGGGAACTCTCGAAGACCTTGAGATCTCAGGGGAAGGCATCATCAGCGGACGCTTCTCCAACGGAATCACTCAAACCCTTGCGCGCATCGAGCTTGCACATTTTCGGAATAATCAGGGAATGAAGCGTCTAAACGATAATTTGTATTCAGAAACCGGCGATTCCGGCCGACCACTATGGATGAGCAGGGAGCCGGAATCCAGTTCTGTGAGGATCATTGCGGGCGCCCTTGAGAAGAGCAATGTGGATCTTGCCCGCGAGTTTACACAGATGATCACCACACAGCGTGGTTTCCAGGCCAATGCGAGAGTGATCTCCATCGGAGATGAAATGCTGAGCCAGGCCATTCGCCTGAAACGCTAG
- a CDS encoding motility protein A, with amino-acid sequence MDIATLIGLVGITIVLVIQLLLGGSLQSYLHFPALIGTLGASIMVLFVNFSLPRVLRAFRVAKNSFTQPLEDTLGTLNTIVSYAEIARKQGMLALEDSSDTEEDPFLRKCLRLAVDGTDPKVLSRILQVDIEQVETRHQNGQEIFRALGTYAPAFGMIGTLIGLIQMLSNLEDPANIGSGMAVALLTTFYGALIANAFALPIAGKLKNRSRSEVNLKWMMVDGIQAIQSGDSPRVVEEKLKSYLTPGLREVMEAEKEARLEE; translated from the coding sequence GTGGATATCGCAACCCTGATTGGCCTGGTCGGCATCACGATTGTGCTCGTGATCCAGTTGTTGCTGGGGGGAAGCCTCCAGTCCTATCTTCATTTTCCGGCCTTGATCGGCACTCTTGGTGCCTCGATCATGGTTCTCTTTGTCAACTTTTCCCTGCCCCGGGTTCTGCGCGCCTTTCGGGTCGCCAAGAACAGTTTCACACAGCCTCTCGAAGACACTCTCGGCACCCTGAATACCATCGTTTCCTATGCAGAGATCGCCCGAAAGCAGGGAATGCTGGCTTTGGAAGATTCCTCGGATACGGAAGAAGATCCCTTTCTTCGGAAATGTCTCCGACTGGCCGTGGACGGAACCGATCCCAAGGTGCTTTCCCGCATCCTGCAGGTGGATATCGAACAGGTGGAAACCCGGCACCAGAACGGGCAGGAGATCTTTCGGGCTCTGGGCACTTATGCACCGGCCTTTGGGATGATCGGTACCCTGATCGGCCTGATCCAGATGCTATCGAATCTTGAGGATCCTGCCAATATCGGCAGTGGCATGGCGGTCGCACTCCTGACGACCTTCTACGGCGCCTTGATTGCCAATGCCTTTGCTCTTCCGATTGCCGGGAAGCTGAAGAACCGATCCCGCTCCGAGGTCAACCTGAAGTGGATGATGGTCGATGGTATCCAGGCCATTCAGTCCGGCGACTCTCCCCGCGTGGTGGAGGAAAAGCTGAAAAGCTACCTGACTCCCGGACTCCGGGAGGTCATGGAGGCCGAGAAAGAAGCGAGGCTTGAGGAGTGA
- a CDS encoding flagellar FlbD family protein → MIKLTRLNGRSLLLNADLIEFVEETPDCLITLCTGRKIMVRDSMSDVREKILDYRKEMKGAYPVPALMEDESTEDSEQ, encoded by the coding sequence ATGATCAAGCTGACCCGACTCAACGGAAGAAGCCTTCTCCTGAATGCGGATCTCATTGAATTTGTAGAGGAGACTCCTGACTGTCTGATTACGCTTTGCACAGGCAGAAAGATCATGGTTCGCGACAGCATGTCCGATGTGCGAGAGAAGATTCTCGATTACCGGAAAGAGATGAAGGGCGCATATCCGGTTCCTGCACTCATGGAAGACGAGAGTACCGAAGACTCTGAGCAGTAG